TTGTCATTTTGCATTTTGATTTTTGATTTTTAAATTAAAAAAAGATTTCTCTATGATGATTGCAAATCGCATGAAGCATATCGATTCTTCAGGAATTCGCAAGGTCTTTGATCTTGCCAAAAACATGAAAAACCCTGTGAATTTAAGCATTGGTCAACCTGATTTTGATGTTCCTGAAGAAATAAAAGAAGAGGCTATTCAGTCGCTTAAATCCGGATTTAACAAATATACCGTAACGCAGGGGATTGATGAATTGCGTCAGAATATTCTTCAAAAATTAAAACAGGAACGAGGTGTAGACGCTGAAGACATCATGATTACATCCGGTGTTTCTGGAGGAATTTTTCTAGCCTTCATGACCCTTCTGAACCCTGGAGACGAAGTACTCGTTCCTGATCCTTATTTTGTAATGTATAAACATCTCTTAAATCTGCTTGGAGCTATTCCTGTCTATATCGATACCTATCCTCATTTTGAACTTACAGCTGAAATGATCACACCTAAACTCTCCCGGAAAACAAAATTAATTCTCGTCAACAGCCCGTCCAATCCTACCGGTGTTAGCCTGATGGAAAAAAATATTAAAGAAATCGCTAAGCTCGCCAACGAACGCCAAATCATGATTCTTTCCGATGAAATTTATTCATCCTTCTCTTATGATACCCCCTTCACGAGTATCGGTCGTTTTTCTCCTTCGACACTGGTTTTAGATGGCTTCTCAAAAAGTTTTGCAATGACAGGATGGAGACTTGGATTTGCAGCAGGGCCTAAAGAAATCATTCAGGCCATGGTCAAGCTCCAGCAATTCTCTTTTGTCTGCGCCCCTTCCTTTGCCCAAAAAGCAGCCCTTAAAGCCCTAGACTACGATATGTCATCCCATATCGCCACCTACAAGAAAAAACGTAATCTTATTTATGAAGGACTTAAAAGAAAATTTGAAGTGATCTTACCCGGAGGAGCCTTTTACATTTTTCCAAAATCACCTTTTGACGATGGAGACCTTTTTGTTAAAAAAGCTATTGAAAAAAATTTGCTCATTATTCCGGGGAGTGTTTTTTCTGAAAGAAAAAGCCATTTCCGTATTTCTTTTGCAGCCTCAGATGAAGTCCTCACAAAAGGGATTGAGATTCTGAATCAAATGGTCTAGGATGAGGGTGAAGGAGAAGTCGGATGCGTTGTCCACACTGTTTTTCTGAATTTATTTGTGAATCCCATAAAGGGTTCAAGATACAGACTTGCCCAAATTGTCAGGGCATGTTTATTCTTCAAGAAGAGTTAAAACAAATTGAAAAGGCTGAAGACCCCAATCTAGCATGGCTTGATCTAGAACTGTGGCGTCACCATCATCAATACGAGGCCATTCAGGGAAACTTGACTTGCCCTTCCTGTCAAGGACCTTTTCATATTCTTCATTATCCTAATTCCGAAGTTAAAATTTCTGTTTGTCACGCCTGTCGAGCGGTCTGGCTCAATAAAAAGATGCTTGAAACCCTGC
This is a stretch of genomic DNA from Chlamydiota bacterium. It encodes these proteins:
- a CDS encoding pyridoxal phosphate-dependent aminotransferase → MIANRMKHIDSSGIRKVFDLAKNMKNPVNLSIGQPDFDVPEEIKEEAIQSLKSGFNKYTVTQGIDELRQNILQKLKQERGVDAEDIMITSGVSGGIFLAFMTLLNPGDEVLVPDPYFVMYKHLLNLLGAIPVYIDTYPHFELTAEMITPKLSRKTKLILVNSPSNPTGVSLMEKNIKEIAKLANERQIMILSDEIYSSFSYDTPFTSIGRFSPSTLVLDGFSKSFAMTGWRLGFAAGPKEIIQAMVKLQQFSFVCAPSFAQKAALKALDYDMSSHIATYKKKRNLIYEGLKRKFEVILPGGAFYIFPKSPFDDGDLFVKKAIEKNLLIIPGSVFSERKSHFRISFAASDEVLTKGIEILNQMV
- a CDS encoding zf-TFIIB domain-containing protein; amino-acid sequence: MRCPHCFSEFICESHKGFKIQTCPNCQGMFILQEELKQIEKAEDPNLAWLDLELWRHHHQYEAIQGNLTCPSCQGPFHILHYPNSEVKISVCHACRAVWLNKKMLETLHLYLEKKLTSETITGYLKDIGHELHDLLKGKEHIKSLGIILKLLQYRIFAEFPSIKNLIQNLPKV